In the genome of Streptomyces sp. NBC_00190, one region contains:
- a CDS encoding CapA family protein, with the protein MGGELVTLFLAGDVMLGRGVDQILPHPGDPALPEAYVTDARTYVELAEAVNGTIPRRAPFTWPWGEALDLLDAAAPDARILNLETSVTQSDDVAPGKAVHYRMHPANLPCLAAARPDASVLANNHVLDYGRPGLAETLDSLAAAGLRTAGAGQDLEEARRPAALSLSGNRRLLVHSLGMASSGIPHSWAATADRSGIDLSDEASDAAAAEVTGRIRQAKRSGDLVVVSVHWGSNWGYAVPRDQIRFAHALVDGGADVVHGHSSHHPRPFEVYRGHPVFYGCGDLIDDYEGIGGHEQYRDDLRLLYLISLEPDTGRLDHARLVPLQAHRMRLRHASREDTGWLHEVLARTSRAFATHITHDPEGTLTVRPPQGP; encoded by the coding sequence ATGGGCGGTGAACTCGTGACGCTGTTCCTCGCCGGTGACGTGATGCTCGGCCGCGGCGTCGACCAGATCCTTCCGCACCCCGGCGACCCGGCCCTGCCGGAGGCGTACGTCACCGATGCCCGCACGTACGTCGAGCTGGCGGAGGCGGTGAACGGCACGATTCCGCGCCGGGCGCCCTTCACCTGGCCCTGGGGAGAGGCCCTGGACCTCCTCGACGCGGCCGCGCCCGACGCCCGGATCCTCAACCTGGAGACATCCGTCACCCAGAGTGACGATGTCGCCCCCGGCAAGGCGGTGCACTACCGGATGCACCCCGCCAACCTGCCCTGTCTGGCCGCCGCCCGTCCCGATGCCTCCGTCCTCGCCAACAATCACGTCCTGGACTACGGCCGCCCCGGGCTGGCCGAGACCCTCGACTCGCTCGCCGCCGCGGGACTGCGGACGGCGGGGGCGGGCCAGGACCTGGAGGAGGCGCGGCGGCCCGCGGCCCTCTCCCTCTCCGGGAACCGGCGCCTGCTGGTCCACTCCCTGGGCATGGCGTCGAGCGGTATCCCCCACAGCTGGGCAGCCACCGCGGACCGGAGCGGGATCGACCTCTCGGACGAGGCCTCGGACGCGGCCGCGGCCGAGGTGACCGGCCGCATCCGGCAGGCGAAACGGTCCGGCGACCTCGTGGTCGTGTCGGTCCATTGGGGTTCCAATTGGGGCTACGCCGTCCCGCGCGATCAGATCCGCTTCGCGCACGCACTCGTCGACGGTGGCGCGGACGTCGTCCACGGACACTCCTCGCACCATCCGCGCCCGTTCGAGGTGTACCGGGGCCATCCGGTCTTCTACGGCTGCGGGGACCTGATCGACGACTACGAGGGCATCGGCGGCCACGAGCAGTACAGGGACGATCTGCGGCTGCTGTACCTCATCTCGCTGGAGCCGGACACGGGCCGGCTCGACCACGCCCGCCTCGTCCCCCTGCAGGCCCACCGGATGCGCCTGCGGCACGCCTCACGTGAGGACACCGGCTGGCTCCACGAGGTTCTCGCCCGCACCAGCCGGGCTTTCGCCACCCACATCACCCACGACCCGGAGGGGACCCTCACCGTCCGCCCGCCGCAAGGACCCTGA
- a CDS encoding ABC transporter substrate-binding protein has translation MELERRRVLRIGGAIAAGAGLTGLTACSGTGDTGQGGTTGEKHKGRISVWSWQGPAAEMKALVPEFNKKYPEIEVTIEDIGNPAIWDKITTGLAAGGQGLADVLHIGVDYLPGYVEKFPGGLADLGPLGANAYRDAFAQGLWQTVTPDGKRVNALPWEANSAGFYYRADLFEKAGVDAGALQTWEETIEAGKEIKQKTGAHLLGIDKPASQADAANFFQMLLQLQGTFYFNLAGDITLDSPEAVKAMTLIKTMNDAGLVSDLSGGWNTLMTSLKQGTAAVLPMPTWFGGVVEEQVPEEAGKWKVRLPPAVRRGGSTAAMVNSTHLAVAGSSKHQAAAWSFVEFVLTRPSSQVQIYKGKGIAPALMQAYDDAVFHEPSPFFSGQKKGEVFLDALKAPSSAFNYTADYARALKLVTDAQSKVLLGGADPAKVLGEAADQLARQTGRKVSR, from the coding sequence ATGGAACTGGAACGTCGAAGAGTGCTGCGGATCGGCGGCGCGATCGCCGCGGGAGCCGGGCTCACCGGCCTGACCGCCTGCTCCGGCACCGGCGACACGGGCCAAGGCGGAACCACCGGCGAGAAGCACAAGGGCAGGATCTCGGTCTGGTCCTGGCAAGGGCCGGCGGCCGAGATGAAGGCCCTCGTCCCGGAGTTCAACAAGAAGTACCCGGAGATCGAGGTGACGATCGAGGACATCGGCAACCCGGCGATCTGGGACAAGATCACCACTGGTCTGGCAGCCGGAGGCCAGGGCCTCGCCGACGTCCTGCACATCGGCGTCGACTACCTGCCGGGCTACGTGGAGAAGTTCCCCGGCGGCCTCGCCGACCTCGGCCCGCTGGGTGCGAACGCCTACCGGGACGCCTTCGCCCAGGGCCTGTGGCAGACCGTGACCCCCGACGGCAAGCGCGTCAACGCCCTTCCCTGGGAGGCGAACTCGGCGGGCTTCTACTACCGCGCCGACCTCTTCGAGAAGGCCGGGGTCGACGCCGGCGCCCTCCAGACCTGGGAGGAAACCATCGAGGCCGGCAAGGAGATCAAGCAGAAGACCGGCGCCCACCTGCTGGGCATAGACAAGCCCGCCTCGCAGGCCGACGCCGCCAACTTCTTCCAGATGCTCCTGCAGTTGCAGGGCACCTTCTACTTCAACCTCGCCGGGGACATCACCCTCGACTCTCCGGAGGCCGTGAAGGCCATGACGCTCATCAAGACGATGAACGACGCCGGCCTGGTCAGTGACCTCTCCGGGGGCTGGAACACCCTGATGACCTCCCTGAAACAAGGGACCGCGGCCGTCCTCCCCATGCCCACCTGGTTCGGCGGCGTCGTCGAGGAGCAGGTGCCCGAGGAAGCGGGGAAGTGGAAGGTCCGGCTTCCCCCGGCCGTACGCCGGGGCGGCTCCACCGCAGCCATGGTCAACTCCACCCACCTCGCCGTCGCGGGCAGCAGCAAGCACCAGGCGGCCGCCTGGTCCTTCGTCGAGTTCGTCCTCACCCGCCCGTCCTCCCAGGTGCAGATCTACAAGGGCAAGGGCATCGCCCCCGCCCTGATGCAGGCGTACGACGACGCGGTCTTCCACGAGCCCTCGCCGTTCTTCAGCGGCCAGAAGAAGGGCGAGGTCTTCCTGGACGCCCTCAAGGCACCCTCGTCCGCCTTCAACTACACCGCCGACTACGCCCGCGCCCTCAAGCTGGTCACCGACGCCCAGTCCAAGGTGCTCCTGGGGGGCGCGGACCCGGCGAAGGTGCTGGGGGAGGCCGCCGACCAGCTCGCCCGGCAGACCGGACGCAAGGTCTCCCGATGA
- a CDS encoding carbohydrate ABC transporter permease, whose amino-acid sequence MTATLTGRTAPAAPSRGAAPRSRPRRRVAPYLFVLPALLLFAAFKIYPIGRSFVISLHKTVGGTERFVGVDNYTRLLGDPLFWTALKNTSVILAVQVPLMLALATGLAVALNSTLLRGRAVFRLGFFLPMVTGLVAYGILFSVLLSKDYGLLNWLLDLFGADPVPWLTDPLWAKASLGLALTWHYTGYNAVILLARLQAVPAELYDAAAVDGAGAWTSFRHVTLPGLRPALLLTTVLSTIGTLQVFDEPYVLTGGGPDNATLTIGVYLYQNAFKYFDFGYASAIAYALAVLIGILGMIQFRLLGEKP is encoded by the coding sequence ATGACCGCGACGCTCACCGGCCGCACGGCCCCGGCCGCCCCCTCCCGGGGGGCGGCCCCGAGGTCCCGGCCGCGTCGCCGCGTCGCCCCGTACCTCTTCGTACTGCCCGCGCTGCTGCTCTTCGCCGCCTTCAAGATCTACCCCATCGGCCGGTCCTTCGTGATCAGCCTCCACAAGACCGTCGGCGGGACCGAGCGGTTCGTCGGCGTCGACAACTACACCCGGCTGCTGGGCGATCCGCTGTTCTGGACCGCCCTGAAGAACACCTCGGTGATCCTCGCCGTCCAGGTACCGCTGATGCTGGCCCTCGCCACCGGGCTCGCCGTCGCCCTGAACTCCACCCTGCTGCGCGGCCGCGCGGTCTTCCGGCTCGGCTTCTTCCTACCGATGGTCACCGGCCTGGTCGCCTACGGCATCTTGTTCTCCGTGCTGCTGAGCAAGGACTACGGGCTGCTCAACTGGCTGCTGGACCTCTTCGGCGCGGACCCCGTGCCGTGGCTGACCGACCCCCTGTGGGCGAAGGCCTCCCTCGGTCTCGCCCTGACCTGGCACTACACCGGATACAACGCGGTGATCCTGCTCGCCCGCCTGCAGGCCGTTCCCGCCGAGCTGTACGACGCGGCGGCCGTGGACGGGGCCGGCGCCTGGACGTCCTTCCGTCATGTCACCCTGCCGGGTCTGCGCCCCGCGCTCCTGCTCACCACGGTGCTCTCCACCATCGGCACCCTGCAGGTCTTCGACGAGCCGTACGTGCTGACCGGCGGCGGCCCGGACAACGCCACCCTGACCATCGGCGTGTACCTGTACCAGAACGCCTTCAAATACTTCGACTTCGGGTACGCCTCCGCGATCGCCTACGCCCTGGCCGTCCTCATCGGCATCCTCGGCATGATCCAGTTCCGCCTCCTGGGGGAGAAGCCATGA
- a CDS encoding carbohydrate ABC transporter permease: MTAARHRGRSILLTSGLAIALAAFALPFYWLVVAATHSSSEIFDSPPPLLPGGHLAANLRTLQDTAQFGRVVLNSLLIAVIYTLCAGAVCALAGYGFAKYRFRGREALFGLLMLGLVIPAQVTLVPLFQMMAELRWLNTYQAVIMPNLALPFGIFLMRQSMAALPDELLDSGRIDGCGELRLFWKVVLPPMKPALAALAIFLFLYQWNDFVWPLIVLRDSASYTIPVALASLQGLDDTDYGAILAGTAAAAIPMALVFLALQRQFVSGLLAGAVKE, from the coding sequence ATGACCGCCGCCCGCCACCGGGGCAGGAGCATCCTGCTGACCTCCGGACTCGCCATAGCGCTCGCCGCCTTCGCGCTCCCCTTCTACTGGCTCGTGGTCGCCGCCACCCACAGCTCCTCGGAGATCTTCGACAGCCCGCCGCCGCTGCTGCCCGGCGGACACCTCGCCGCCAACCTCCGAACGCTCCAGGACACCGCCCAGTTCGGCCGGGTGGTCCTCAACTCCCTTCTCATCGCGGTCATCTACACGCTGTGCGCGGGAGCCGTCTGCGCCCTGGCCGGATACGGCTTCGCCAAGTACCGCTTCCGGGGCCGCGAGGCACTGTTCGGGCTGCTCATGCTCGGGCTCGTCATCCCCGCCCAGGTCACCCTCGTACCGCTCTTCCAGATGATGGCCGAACTGCGCTGGCTGAACACCTACCAGGCCGTGATCATGCCCAACCTGGCCCTGCCCTTCGGCATCTTCCTGATGCGCCAGTCGATGGCCGCGCTCCCCGACGAACTCCTCGACTCGGGCCGCATCGACGGCTGCGGTGAACTGCGACTGTTCTGGAAGGTCGTGCTCCCACCGATGAAGCCCGCGCTGGCCGCCCTGGCGATCTTCCTCTTCCTCTACCAGTGGAACGACTTCGTCTGGCCGCTGATCGTCCTGCGCGACAGCGCCTCGTACACCATCCCGGTGGCCCTGGCCTCCCTCCAGGGCCTCGACGACACCGACTACGGCGCGATCCTCGCGGGAACAGCGGCCGCCGCGATCCCGATGGCCCTCGTATTCCTGGCGCTCCAGCGCCAGTTCGTGTCCGGCCTGCTCGCCGGCGCCGTGAAGGAGTGA
- a CDS encoding glycoside hydrolase family 36 protein yields MQTTTAPADGTEAVTTAGLAPARHEPLLDGVSVAVLSHTPGVRPAWSLGELTAGLHVLEVRADGAPVEIRFSVPLGDAAGYWHPQGGWRRTLLADWEGRSRVSLVDGHAAGCLYDHTGATLLTFAAADPVPEAALRFGVSEENDTHVVHLRLPASRQPHRLLLVPRSPSVAAAARVLRAWFAAALTPMPVPDAARTPVYSTWYAFNQDVSADAVETQAELAAGLGCGALILDDGWQELGHGRGYAGCGDWRPDRAKFPDFAGHVARVRAHGLRYLAWVAPLLLGSDAACHDRWAPCAPAAATVPGAHVLDPRRPEVRAHVVGHCVRLVRAYGLDGLKLDFLDQAMVYAQDGAGDVGQAMVILLTELRAALEAVRPGLLLELRQPYTGPGMAPFGNMLRSFDCPADATANRVRTLDTALLAVGGAVHSDMLLWSPDAPVTAVARQLIGALHAVPQISVRLDRVPAAHRETVGFWLRQWRLRRELLLDGEVEPGRPDELYPLVRASAGDHCLLSVHGDRVVPLDVSAHRHFHLVNGSDRDRVMVEVQGGGARIQGTVHGPDGRIMDGPPAYLPAGARSLAVPRGGLASLTITEGPR; encoded by the coding sequence GTGCAGACCACCACCGCCCCGGCGGACGGCACCGAGGCCGTGACCACCGCGGGGCTCGCGCCCGCCCGCCACGAGCCGCTGCTCGACGGGGTGTCGGTCGCCGTTCTCTCCCACACCCCCGGCGTCCGCCCCGCCTGGTCCCTCGGCGAACTCACGGCAGGACTGCACGTGCTGGAGGTGCGGGCCGACGGCGCCCCCGTCGAGATCCGCTTCTCCGTGCCCCTGGGCGACGCCGCCGGATACTGGCATCCCCAGGGCGGCTGGCGGCGCACCCTCCTCGCGGACTGGGAAGGCCGCTCCCGGGTCTCCCTGGTCGACGGACACGCCGCGGGATGCCTGTACGACCACACCGGCGCCACCCTCCTGACCTTCGCCGCCGCCGACCCGGTCCCCGAGGCGGCCCTGCGCTTCGGCGTGTCCGAGGAGAACGACACCCACGTCGTCCACCTCCGCCTGCCCGCCTCACGGCAGCCCCACCGGCTCCTGCTCGTTCCCCGCTCACCGTCCGTGGCCGCGGCCGCGCGGGTACTGCGCGCCTGGTTCGCCGCCGCGCTCACCCCCATGCCGGTGCCCGACGCGGCCCGCACCCCCGTCTACTCCACCTGGTACGCCTTCAACCAGGACGTCAGTGCGGACGCCGTCGAGACCCAGGCCGAACTGGCCGCGGGCCTCGGCTGCGGTGCGCTGATCCTGGACGACGGCTGGCAGGAACTGGGCCACGGGCGCGGATACGCGGGCTGCGGGGACTGGCGTCCCGACCGGGCCAAGTTCCCGGACTTCGCCGGGCACGTGGCCCGGGTCCGGGCCCACGGACTGCGCTACCTGGCCTGGGTGGCGCCCCTGCTGCTCGGCTCCGACGCCGCCTGCCACGACCGGTGGGCGCCCTGCGCGCCCGCCGCCGCCACCGTGCCCGGCGCGCACGTGCTCGACCCGCGCCGCCCCGAGGTACGCGCCCACGTCGTCGGGCACTGCGTCCGGCTGGTCCGGGCGTACGGGCTCGACGGACTGAAGCTCGACTTCCTCGACCAGGCCATGGTGTACGCGCAGGACGGCGCGGGCGATGTCGGACAGGCCATGGTGATCCTGCTGACGGAGCTGCGCGCGGCCCTGGAAGCCGTACGTCCGGGCCTGCTGCTGGAACTGCGGCAGCCCTACACGGGACCCGGCATGGCTCCCTTCGGCAACATGCTGCGCTCTTTCGACTGCCCGGCGGACGCGACCGCGAACCGGGTCCGCACGCTCGACACCGCACTGCTCGCCGTCGGCGGCGCCGTCCACTCCGACATGCTCCTGTGGTCGCCGGACGCGCCCGTGACCGCGGTTGCCCGGCAGCTGATCGGGGCCCTGCACGCGGTGCCGCAGATCTCCGTACGGCTGGACCGCGTACCGGCGGCGCACCGGGAGACGGTCGGCTTCTGGCTGCGGCAGTGGCGGCTGCGCCGCGAGCTGCTGCTGGACGGGGAGGTCGAGCCCGGCCGACCCGACGAGCTCTACCCGCTGGTGCGGGCCAGCGCCGGGGACCACTGCCTGCTGAGCGTGCACGGCGACCGGGTCGTCCCGCTGGACGTCTCCGCACACCGGCACTTCCACCTGGTCAACGGCTCGGACCGGGACCGGGTGATGGTCGAGGTGCAGGGCGGCGGGGCCCGGATCCAGGGCACGGTCCACGGGCCCGACGGCCGTATCATGGACGGTCCGCCGGCGTATCTGCCTGCGGGAGCACGCTCGCTGGCCGTGCCGCGCGGCGGTCTGGCATCGCTCACGATCACGGAAGGACCGCGATGA
- a CDS encoding LacI family DNA-binding transcriptional regulator — protein sequence MKVGITEVAARAQVSEATVSRVINRRQGVSKKTRDAVEQAMAELGYERQTQGQLVAVITEFVSNPFFADVAERIESALAPHGLKTVLCPAFPGGVQERDFISALVDKGVAAVVFLSASNTVEGADTETYELLRQRRVPYVGINGEFADGVPTPVFSTDDALAAELAVDHLHRLGHRSIGMASGPAGNQPADRRVRGFLEAMAKRGIEDPERWVVRQSYTVEGGQAAVGPLLALGATAIVAASDYMALGAIRGVRRQGRSVPGDVSVVGYDGSAITEFTDPPLTTVRQPADRLALEVGRSVLALVSNRDVPVGELLFDPELVIRATTGPAPGEPGPGA from the coding sequence ATGAAGGTCGGGATCACCGAGGTCGCAGCTCGCGCCCAGGTCAGCGAGGCGACCGTCAGCCGGGTGATCAACCGACGCCAGGGCGTGTCGAAGAAGACCCGGGACGCGGTCGAACAGGCCATGGCGGAGCTCGGCTACGAACGGCAGACGCAGGGCCAACTGGTGGCGGTGATCACCGAGTTCGTCTCCAATCCGTTCTTCGCCGATGTGGCCGAGCGCATCGAGTCGGCACTCGCCCCGCACGGACTGAAGACGGTCCTGTGCCCCGCCTTCCCTGGCGGTGTGCAGGAGCGGGACTTCATCTCCGCGCTCGTCGACAAGGGTGTCGCGGCCGTCGTCTTCCTGTCCGCCTCCAACACCGTCGAGGGCGCCGACACCGAGACGTACGAACTGCTGCGCCAGCGCCGGGTCCCTTATGTCGGGATCAACGGCGAGTTCGCGGACGGAGTGCCCACCCCGGTCTTCTCCACGGACGACGCGCTCGCCGCCGAACTGGCCGTCGACCACCTCCACCGGCTGGGTCACCGGAGCATCGGGATGGCCTCGGGGCCGGCGGGCAACCAGCCCGCCGACCGCCGGGTTCGGGGATTCCTGGAAGCCATGGCCAAGCGGGGCATCGAGGACCCGGAGCGCTGGGTGGTACGGCAGTCCTACACGGTGGAGGGCGGCCAGGCGGCCGTCGGCCCGCTGCTCGCACTGGGCGCGACCGCGATCGTGGCGGCCAGCGACTACATGGCTCTCGGAGCGATCCGGGGCGTCCGGCGCCAGGGGCGCTCCGTGCCCGGCGACGTGTCGGTGGTGGGCTACGACGGTTCGGCCATCACCGAGTTCACGGACCCGCCCCTGACCACGGTCCGGCAGCCGGCCGACAGGCTGGCACTGGAGGTGGGCCGCAGCGTGCTGGCACTGGTCAGCAACCGGGACGTACCGGTCGGGGAACTGCTGTTCGATCCCGAGCTGGTCATCCGGGCCACCACCGGACCGGCTCCGGGGGAACCGGGCCCCGGAGCCTGA
- a CDS encoding glycoside hydrolase family 31 protein produces the protein MTTFELPLLDGEHWWGGAVAEGRHMPYPDGYTFDLRDVLANQGMPLLLSDRGRWVHSERTFTFTISDGRLTVHTHEPDAVIEHGEGHGGLREAYRHAITHRYPPSGTMPDPLLFAAPQYNLWIETVFEPTQAKVLAYAERLLAEGFPPGVLMIDDRWSNDYGDWTFHPGRFPDPAGMVSRLHQLGFKVMLWLVPYVTPDSPTARQLGDQGLLIRDTGSGADGRAKVAWWWNGWSAGLDLLDPRARAWLTGRLEALRDDIGIDGFKFDGGDAPWWRSLGCADPEAYTHAWNRFGADWPLNEFRDAWRAAGLPLAQRQQDKYHLWEGRFGLDSLIPNALAQAVTGHAFTCPDMIGGGEFRFVPGEDGEGFDEELFVRYSQIAALFPMMQFSAAPWRVLSADGLAVVRAAARLHTKLGPEILALAAHAAATGEPIQRPLEWAFPHQGYAAVTDQFMLGDTLMVAPVVTKGSVGREVLIPPGTWLADDGRSYVGPATVWIDAPLARLPYLRNTAAPEG, from the coding sequence ATGACGACATTCGAACTCCCCCTCCTCGACGGGGAACACTGGTGGGGCGGAGCTGTCGCCGAAGGGCGGCACATGCCGTACCCCGACGGCTACACCTTCGACCTGCGTGACGTGCTGGCCAACCAGGGCATGCCGCTCCTGCTCTCCGACCGCGGCCGCTGGGTGCACAGCGAACGCACCTTCACCTTCACGATCTCCGACGGCCGGCTGACCGTGCACACACACGAACCGGACGCGGTCATCGAGCACGGCGAGGGGCACGGCGGTCTGCGCGAGGCGTACCGCCACGCGATCACCCACCGCTACCCTCCGTCCGGCACGATGCCGGACCCCCTGCTCTTCGCCGCGCCGCAGTACAACCTGTGGATCGAGACGGTGTTCGAACCGACCCAGGCGAAGGTGCTGGCGTACGCGGAGCGCCTGCTCGCGGAAGGCTTCCCGCCCGGCGTGCTCATGATCGACGACCGGTGGAGCAACGACTACGGGGACTGGACCTTCCATCCCGGCCGCTTCCCCGATCCGGCGGGCATGGTCTCCCGGCTCCACCAGCTCGGCTTCAAGGTGATGCTGTGGCTCGTGCCGTACGTGACCCCGGACTCCCCCACCGCGCGACAGCTGGGCGACCAGGGCCTGCTGATCCGCGACACCGGCAGCGGCGCGGACGGGCGGGCCAAGGTCGCTTGGTGGTGGAACGGCTGGAGCGCCGGACTCGATCTGCTCGATCCGCGGGCACGGGCGTGGCTCACCGGCCGTCTGGAAGCCCTGCGTGACGACATCGGCATCGACGGGTTCAAGTTCGACGGCGGCGACGCGCCCTGGTGGCGCTCGCTCGGGTGCGCGGACCCGGAGGCGTACACCCACGCGTGGAACCGCTTCGGTGCCGACTGGCCGCTCAACGAGTTCCGTGACGCGTGGCGCGCCGCCGGCCTGCCGCTCGCACAGCGCCAGCAGGACAAGTACCACCTGTGGGAGGGACGCTTCGGGCTGGACAGCCTGATCCCGAACGCCCTGGCCCAGGCAGTGACCGGCCACGCGTTCACCTGTCCCGACATGATCGGCGGCGGCGAGTTCCGCTTCGTCCCGGGCGAGGACGGCGAAGGTTTCGACGAGGAGCTCTTCGTCCGCTACTCCCAGATCGCCGCACTGTTCCCCATGATGCAGTTCTCGGCAGCGCCGTGGCGCGTGCTCTCCGCCGACGGCCTCGCCGTCGTCCGCGCGGCCGCCCGCCTGCACACCAAGCTGGGCCCGGAGATCCTCGCTCTCGCCGCGCACGCCGCGGCCACGGGCGAACCGATCCAGCGCCCCCTCGAATGGGCCTTCCCCCACCAGGGCTACGCGGCGGTCACCGACCAGTTCATGCTGGGCGACACCCTGATGGTGGCTCCGGTGGTGACCAAGGGCTCGGTCGGACGTGAGGTACTCATCCCGCCGGGCACGTGGCTGGCCGACGACGGCCGGTCGTACGTGGGCCCGGCCACGGTATGGATCGACGCGCCCTTGGCCCGGCTGCCGTATCTGCGGAACACGGCCGCGCCCGAGGGGTGA
- a CDS encoding ABC transporter substrate-binding protein, giving the protein MSRFRRLSALTRTLTAATVATLSLAACGGSGTPDSGKKGDPAAVQAALDKPAEITFWTWVPNIDKTVALFEKKYPKVKVHLVNAGRSKDEYTKLTTVLKAGNGAPDVAQIEYFALPQFAMSKSLVNLADYGAAGLKEKFADSAWSQVSVANGIYGIPQDSGPMAMFYRKDILDRFGAAPPSTWEEYSALAQKIRDADPSVRITYVDPGDAGTSNSLIWDFGGKPYTVGAATDVAIDLKDDTGAKAYADTWGPLIENKLVDSTASWNEEWWKSMASGKYATWLAGAWAPAVLEQNIPQSRGQWSVAPMPGGVSAENGGSSVAVTTQAKNKEASVAFAQWLNSDPEAVRSLNSEVGLFPATKLLLDNPGFRSAEVPFFPGSKPNETFADMSKAVRPGWQYLPFQVYANSVFKDSVGQALQPGGNLPGALATWQERLKAYGKEQGFTMK; this is encoded by the coding sequence ATGAGCAGATTCCGACGGCTGTCGGCTCTCACCCGCACACTCACCGCGGCCACCGTCGCGACCCTCTCCCTCGCCGCATGCGGCGGCTCCGGCACGCCCGACAGCGGCAAGAAGGGCGACCCTGCGGCCGTGCAGGCCGCGCTGGACAAGCCCGCCGAGATCACCTTCTGGACCTGGGTCCCGAACATCGACAAGACGGTCGCACTGTTCGAGAAGAAGTACCCGAAGGTCAAGGTCCACCTCGTCAACGCCGGCCGGTCCAAGGACGAGTACACCAAGCTGACCACCGTGCTCAAGGCGGGCAACGGCGCCCCCGACGTCGCGCAGATCGAATACTTCGCACTCCCCCAGTTCGCGATGAGCAAATCGCTGGTCAACCTCGCCGACTACGGTGCGGCCGGCCTGAAGGAGAAGTTCGCCGACTCGGCTTGGTCCCAGGTCAGCGTCGCGAACGGGATCTACGGCATACCCCAGGACTCCGGGCCGATGGCGATGTTCTACCGCAAGGACATCCTCGACAGGTTCGGTGCCGCGCCGCCGAGCACGTGGGAGGAGTACAGCGCACTGGCCCAGAAGATCCGCGACGCCGATCCGAGCGTCCGCATCACGTACGTGGACCCCGGGGACGCGGGTACGTCCAACAGCCTGATCTGGGACTTCGGCGGCAAGCCGTACACCGTGGGCGCCGCCACGGACGTCGCCATCGACCTCAAGGACGACACCGGCGCCAAAGCCTACGCCGACACCTGGGGCCCGCTGATCGAGAACAAGCTGGTCGACTCCACCGCGAGCTGGAACGAGGAGTGGTGGAAGTCGATGGCCTCCGGTAAGTACGCGACCTGGCTGGCCGGCGCGTGGGCACCGGCGGTTCTGGAGCAGAACATCCCGCAGAGCAGGGGCCAGTGGTCGGTCGCGCCCATGCCGGGCGGTGTCAGCGCGGAGAACGGCGGCTCGTCGGTCGCGGTCACCACGCAGGCGAAGAACAAGGAGGCCTCGGTCGCCTTCGCCCAGTGGCTGAACTCCGACCCGGAGGCGGTCAGGTCGCTCAACTCCGAAGTCGGCCTGTTCCCCGCGACCAAGCTGCTGCTCGACAACCCCGGCTTCCGCAGCGCCGAAGTTCCCTTCTTCCCCGGCAGCAAGCCGAACGAGACCTTCGCCGACATGTCGAAGGCCGTGCGGCCGGGCTGGCAGTACCTGCCGTTCCAGGTCTACGCGAACAGCGTCTTCAAGGACTCGGTCGGCCAGGCCTTGCAGCCCGGCGGAAACCTGCCCGGCGCGCTGGCCACCTGGCAGGAACGACTGAAGGCGTACGGCAAGGAACAAGGTTTCACCATGAAGTAG